Proteins co-encoded in one Diaminobutyricimonas sp. LJ205 genomic window:
- a CDS encoding nitroreductase family deazaflavin-dependent oxidoreductase, whose translation MPLTGDYAPSTSGWAREQAELFEASGGTKGTTLQGKPVIVLTSVGAKSGKLRKTVLMRVEHDGKYAVIGSRGGAARHPAWVFNLRTHPHVELQDGPVKRDYTAVEVTGAEREEWWQRAVNAFSPYAAYQKRTKRLIPVFVLTPIEG comes from the coding sequence ATGCCGCTGACCGGCGATTACGCACCAAGCACCTCGGGCTGGGCCCGCGAGCAGGCCGAACTGTTCGAGGCATCCGGCGGCACCAAAGGCACGACCCTGCAGGGCAAGCCCGTGATCGTGCTCACCTCGGTGGGGGCGAAGAGCGGAAAGCTACGTAAGACGGTGCTCATGCGGGTCGAGCATGACGGCAAGTACGCCGTCATCGGCTCGCGCGGCGGGGCCGCGAGGCATCCGGCCTGGGTATTCAACCTCCGCACTCACCCGCACGTCGAATTGCAGGACGGTCCGGTGAAGCGCGACTACACCGCCGTAGAGGTCACCGGCGCGGAGCGCGAAGAGTGGTGGCAGCGCGCGGTCAACGCGTTCTCGCCCTATGCGGCATATCAGAAGCGCACGAAACGGCTCATTCCGGTCTTCGTGCTGACGCCGATCGAGGGCTGA